Proteins from one Mycobacterium sp. EPa45 genomic window:
- a CDS encoding ATP-dependent 6-phosphofructokinase encodes MRIGVLTGGGDCPGLNAVIRAVVRTCDARYGSSVVGFLDGWRGLLEDRRIQLHNDDRNNRLLAKGGTMLGTARTNPDKLRAGLDDIKQTLEDNGIDVLIPIGGEGTLTAAHWLSEEGVPVVGVPKTIDNDIDCTDVTFGHDTALQIATDAIDRLHSTAESHQRVMVVEVMGRHAGWIALNAGLSSGAHMTLIPEQPFDVEEVCRLVKKRFQRGESSFIIVVAEGAKPAEGSMQLRQGGTDEFGHERFTGVAQQLAVEVEKRIKKEVRVTVLGHVQRGGTPTAYDRVLATRFGVNAADAAHAGEYGMMVSLRGQDIGRVPLVDAVRQLKLVPQSRYDDAAAFFG; translated from the coding sequence ATGCGTATCGGAGTGCTGACCGGCGGGGGTGACTGTCCGGGCCTGAACGCCGTGATCCGGGCTGTGGTGCGGACCTGCGACGCCCGCTACGGGTCGTCGGTTGTCGGGTTCCTCGACGGCTGGCGGGGGTTGCTGGAGGACCGCCGGATCCAGTTGCACAACGACGACCGCAACAACCGTCTGCTCGCCAAGGGTGGCACGATGCTGGGCACGGCCCGCACGAATCCGGACAAGTTGCGCGCCGGGCTCGACGACATCAAGCAGACGCTCGAGGACAACGGTATCGACGTGCTGATCCCGATCGGTGGCGAGGGAACGCTGACCGCCGCGCACTGGTTGTCCGAGGAGGGTGTGCCCGTCGTGGGCGTGCCGAAGACCATCGACAATGACATCGACTGCACCGACGTCACATTCGGCCACGACACGGCACTGCAGATCGCCACCGACGCCATCGACCGGTTGCACAGCACCGCCGAGTCGCATCAGCGGGTGATGGTCGTCGAGGTGATGGGCCGCCACGCCGGGTGGATCGCGCTCAACGCCGGACTGTCCTCCGGTGCGCACATGACGCTGATCCCCGAGCAGCCCTTCGACGTCGAAGAGGTGTGCCGCCTGGTCAAGAAGCGCTTCCAACGCGGCGAGTCCAGCTTCATCATCGTGGTCGCCGAGGGCGCCAAGCCGGCCGAGGGCTCGATGCAGCTGCGGCAGGGCGGCACCGACGAATTCGGCCACGAACGCTTCACCGGAGTGGCTCAGCAGCTGGCCGTCGAGGTGGAGAAGCGGATCAAGAAGGAAGTCCGGGTGACCGTGCTGGGCCACGTGCAGCGCGGCGGCACCCCGACGGCATACGACCGGGTGCTGGCGACCCGGTTCGGGGTCAACGCCGCCGACGCCGCGCATGCCGGCGAGTACGGGATGATGGTGTCGCTGCGCGGTCAGGACATCGGCCGGGTGCCGCTGGTGGACGCGGTCCGTCAGCTCAAGCTGGTGCCGCAGAGCCGCTACGACGACGCCGCCGCGTTCTTCGGCTGA
- the gatA gene encoding Asp-tRNA(Asn)/Glu-tRNA(Gln) amidotransferase subunit GatA has translation MSDLIRLDAATLGEKIAAKEVSSVEVTQACLDQIAATDERYHAFLHVAADEALASAARIDAAVAAGESLPSPLAGVPLALKDVFTTTDMPTTCGSKILEGWTSPYDATVTARLRAAGTPILGKTNMDEFAMGSSTENSAYGPTRNPWDTDRTPGGSGGGSAAALAAFQAPLAIGSDTGGSIRQPAALTATVGVKPTYGTVSRYGLVACASSLDQGGPCARTVLDTALLHSVIAGHDPRDSTSVQAQIPDVIGAARRGATGDLSGVRIGVVKQLRSGEGYQPGVLASFNTAVEQLEALGAQVSEVDCPHLDYSLSAYYLILPSEVSSNLARFDGMRYGLRVGDDGTHSAEEVMALTRAAGFGPEVKRRIIIGTYALSAGYYDAYYNQAQKVRTLIAGDLDAAYEEVDVLVSPATPTTAFRLGEKVDDPLAMYLFDLCTLPLNLAGHCGMSVPSGLSSDDNLPVGLQIMAPALADDRLYQVGAAYETARGSLPTAV, from the coding sequence GTGAGCGACCTGATCCGACTCGACGCCGCCACCCTCGGCGAGAAGATCGCGGCCAAGGAGGTGTCCTCGGTTGAGGTGACCCAGGCATGCCTGGACCAGATCGCTGCCACCGATGAGCGTTACCACGCCTTCCTGCACGTCGCCGCTGACGAGGCGCTGGCCAGTGCCGCCCGTATCGACGCCGCCGTGGCCGCCGGGGAGAGCCTGCCGTCACCGCTGGCCGGTGTGCCGCTCGCGCTCAAGGACGTCTTCACCACCACCGACATGCCGACGACGTGCGGGTCGAAGATTCTCGAGGGCTGGACGTCGCCGTACGACGCGACCGTGACCGCGCGGCTGCGGGCCGCCGGGACCCCGATCCTCGGCAAGACCAACATGGACGAGTTCGCGATGGGCAGCTCGACCGAGAACTCCGCCTATGGCCCGACCCGCAACCCGTGGGACACCGACCGCACCCCCGGCGGGTCCGGCGGCGGCAGCGCGGCCGCGCTGGCCGCGTTCCAAGCGCCGTTGGCCATCGGCTCCGACACCGGCGGCTCGATCCGCCAGCCGGCGGCCCTGACCGCCACCGTGGGGGTCAAGCCCACCTACGGCACGGTGTCGCGGTACGGGCTGGTGGCGTGCGCGTCATCGCTGGATCAGGGCGGGCCCTGCGCCCGCACCGTGCTGGACACCGCGCTGCTGCACTCGGTGATCGCCGGGCACGACCCGCGTGACTCGACGTCGGTCCAGGCGCAGATTCCCGACGTCATTGGAGCAGCGCGCCGCGGCGCAACCGGGGATCTGTCCGGTGTCCGGATCGGTGTGGTCAAGCAGTTGCGCAGCGGGGAGGGGTATCAGCCGGGCGTGCTGGCCTCGTTCAACACGGCCGTCGAGCAGCTCGAAGCGCTGGGTGCACAGGTCAGCGAAGTCGACTGCCCGCACCTGGACTACTCGCTGTCCGCCTACTACCTGATCCTGCCGTCGGAGGTGTCGAGCAACCTGGCGCGCTTCGACGGCATGCGCTACGGCCTGCGGGTCGGCGACGACGGCACCCACAGCGCCGAAGAGGTGATGGCACTGACGCGGGCGGCCGGATTTGGCCCAGAAGTCAAGCGCCGCATCATCATTGGCACCTACGCGCTGTCGGCGGGCTATTACGACGCCTACTACAACCAGGCGCAGAAGGTGCGCACCCTGATCGCCGGTGACCTCGACGCCGCCTACGAAGAGGTGGACGTGCTGGTGTCCCCGGCGACCCCGACCACCGCATTCCGGCTTGGGGAGAAGGTCGACGATCCACTCGCGATGTACCTGTTCGACCTGTGCACCCTGCCGTTGAACCTGGCTGGGCATTGCGGAATGTCGGTGCCGTCGGGCCTGTCGTCCGACGACAACCTGCCGGTCGGCTTACAGATCATGGCACCGGCTTTGGCCGACGATCGGCTCTACCAGGTGGGTGCGGCTTACGAGACTGCACGCGGTTCGCTGCCAACGGCGGTCTGA
- the dhaL gene encoding dihydroxyacetone kinase subunit DhaL: MTVETFGAWLRGFAAAVHANAALLTELDSAIGDADHGTNMDRGMAAVVAVLDDATFDSPDALFKKVGMTLVSSVGGASGPLYGTFFLRLGTALQGVDPVDATTFGTALRAAVQGLQARGKAELDDKTMYDALAAAVVGYENAVDSGVAAALADAAAAAAEGRDRITPLVARKGRASYLGERSAGHQDPGATSATLLLESAAAALS, encoded by the coding sequence CTGACGGTCGAGACGTTCGGCGCCTGGCTGCGCGGCTTCGCCGCAGCCGTCCACGCCAACGCCGCGCTGCTGACCGAGCTGGATTCGGCGATCGGGGACGCCGACCACGGCACCAACATGGACCGCGGCATGGCAGCCGTCGTCGCCGTGCTGGACGACGCGACGTTCGACTCCCCCGACGCGCTGTTCAAGAAGGTCGGTATGACGCTGGTCAGCAGTGTCGGTGGTGCCAGCGGACCGCTATACGGGACGTTCTTCCTGCGGCTGGGCACCGCCCTGCAGGGTGTGGACCCCGTCGACGCAACCACGTTCGGAACGGCGTTGCGCGCCGCGGTGCAGGGTCTGCAGGCGCGCGGTAAGGCGGAGCTGGACGACAAGACGATGTATGACGCGCTGGCCGCCGCGGTCGTCGGCTACGAGAACGCAGTGGACTCGGGCGTCGCCGCGGCGCTGGCCGATGCCGCCGCGGCCGCGGCCGAGGGCCGGGACCGGATCACACCGCTGGTCGCCCGCAAGGGCCGTGCCAGTTATCTCGGGGAACGCAGTGCGGGACACCAGGATCCGGGCGCGACGAGCGCAACGCTGCTGCTGGAATCCGCGGCGGCCGCTCTGTCGTGA
- the dhaM gene encoding dihydroxyacetone kinase phosphoryl donor subunit DhaM, whose amino-acid sequence MVSHSRALAQAAVALAAEMTQGCGPTVAVAAGLDETTFGTDATAVADAILQAESPDGVLVLMDLGSAVMAAELALELLDSDLAARVTLCSAPLVEGLVAAVVTAASGAPLPAVTVEALRGLAAKQQHIGDATPPAAEPDPRDAEVSRDVEVLNANGFHARPAANLVALLSTFDAELTITNLTRGIGPVVADSMIMLVSLDSRAGDQLRVSANGPDAAAAVATTVDFIAAGLGE is encoded by the coding sequence GTGGTATCACACAGCCGGGCCCTGGCGCAGGCCGCGGTCGCCCTGGCCGCGGAGATGACTCAGGGTTGCGGCCCGACCGTGGCGGTGGCGGCCGGACTCGACGAAACCACCTTCGGAACCGATGCCACGGCGGTGGCCGACGCGATCCTGCAGGCCGAGAGCCCCGACGGCGTGCTGGTGTTGATGGACCTGGGCAGCGCGGTGATGGCGGCGGAGCTGGCGCTGGAATTACTCGACAGCGACCTCGCCGCCCGGGTCACGTTGTGCTCGGCGCCGCTTGTCGAGGGTCTGGTGGCGGCGGTTGTCACCGCCGCGTCCGGTGCGCCGTTACCGGCCGTCACCGTTGAGGCGTTGCGCGGGCTGGCGGCCAAACAGCAGCATATCGGCGACGCCACACCCCCGGCGGCAGAACCCGACCCGAGGGATGCGGAAGTCTCCCGTGACGTGGAGGTGTTGAACGCCAACGGGTTTCACGCCCGTCCCGCGGCGAACCTGGTCGCTCTACTGAGCACGTTCGACGCGGAACTGACCATCACCAACCTGACCCGTGGCATCGGCCCGGTGGTCGCCGACAGCATGATCATGCTGGTCAGTCTCGACAGCCGGGCCGGTGATCAGTTGCGGGTCAGCGCCAACGGCCCGGATGCGGCCGCGGCCGTGGCGACCACCGTCGACTTCATCGCCGCGGGATTGGGTGAGTAG
- a CDS encoding HAD family phosphatase: MLLDTVSRNRSFWWDRARCAHDDAPKLEAVIFDFDAPLAATERDAQVFRELIWSLHCGDIRVGVTAGGPRDRVEPLVRELIGDGVVEVLITADDVVRPKPDPEVYHRALFELGVGPEAAMAVEHSPAGFHTACSAGLATMVVTTLGIRNRDFAGAAAVLDRYDSDQPLSAALCRRLHEQWWINRSRLSA; encoded by the coding sequence ATGCTTTTGGACACGGTCAGCCGGAATCGATCCTTCTGGTGGGACCGGGCGCGGTGCGCGCATGACGACGCACCGAAACTCGAGGCCGTCATCTTCGACTTCGACGCCCCGCTGGCTGCCACCGAGCGCGACGCCCAGGTGTTTCGCGAATTGATCTGGAGCCTGCACTGCGGTGATATCCGGGTCGGGGTCACCGCCGGAGGTCCCCGCGACCGGGTCGAACCACTGGTCCGCGAACTGATCGGGGACGGCGTGGTCGAGGTGCTGATCACCGCAGATGACGTGGTGCGGCCCAAGCCCGACCCGGAGGTGTATCACCGGGCGCTGTTCGAGCTCGGAGTCGGACCGGAGGCCGCGATGGCCGTCGAGCATTCTCCGGCCGGCTTCCACACCGCCTGCTCGGCAGGGCTCGCGACGATGGTCGTCACCACGCTGGGCATCCGCAACCGGGACTTCGCCGGCGCCGCCGCCGTCCTGGATCGCTACGACAGCGACCAACCGCTCTCGGCCGCCCTCTGCCGGCGGCTGCACGAGCAGTGGTGGATCAACCGCAGCCGGCTCAGCGCCTGA
- the dhaK gene encoding dihydroxyacetone kinase subunit DhaK, protein MKKLINEPADVVEEALLGLAAAHGDRLRVDQANRVVFRGDAPVAGKVGLVSGGGSGHEPMHGGFVGLGMLDAACAGEVFTSPVPDQIIAATQGVDGGAGVLHIVKNYTGDVMNFEMAAEMVSAETGIDVIAVVTDDDVAVQDSLYTAGRRGVGVTVLLEKIAGAAAEEGRPLAAVADIARTVNAQGRSMGVALTSCTVPTAGKPTFTLGDDEMELGIGIHGEPGRQRLPLAPAKEVAALLVDQIVADLPFRSGDSVIAFVNGMGGTPLLELYVMYHEVAQLLGKAGITIARSLVGNYITSLEMAGCSVTLLKVDDELVRLWDAPVNTPGLRWGA, encoded by the coding sequence GTGAAGAAGCTCATCAATGAGCCCGCGGACGTCGTCGAGGAAGCGCTTCTGGGCCTTGCGGCCGCGCACGGCGACCGGTTACGCGTCGACCAAGCCAATCGGGTGGTATTCCGCGGTGACGCGCCTGTGGCCGGCAAGGTCGGTCTGGTGTCGGGCGGTGGCTCTGGCCACGAACCGATGCACGGCGGCTTCGTCGGGCTGGGCATGCTCGACGCCGCGTGTGCCGGCGAGGTATTCACCTCCCCGGTTCCCGATCAGATCATCGCCGCCACCCAGGGCGTCGACGGCGGGGCCGGGGTGCTGCACATCGTCAAGAACTACACCGGCGACGTGATGAATTTCGAGATGGCTGCCGAAATGGTTTCTGCTGAAACGGGAATCGATGTGATCGCCGTCGTCACCGACGATGACGTGGCCGTGCAGGACAGCCTCTACACCGCAGGCCGGCGAGGGGTCGGGGTGACCGTGCTGCTGGAGAAGATCGCCGGTGCCGCAGCCGAGGAAGGCCGGCCGTTGGCCGCGGTGGCTGACATCGCGCGCACGGTCAACGCGCAGGGCCGCAGCATGGGCGTGGCACTCACGTCGTGCACGGTTCCGACGGCGGGCAAGCCGACGTTCACGCTCGGCGACGACGAAATGGAGCTCGGCATCGGCATTCACGGTGAGCCGGGCCGCCAGCGGCTGCCCCTGGCGCCGGCCAAGGAGGTCGCCGCACTGCTTGTCGACCAGATTGTGGCCGACTTGCCGTTCCGCAGCGGGGATTCGGTGATCGCCTTCGTCAACGGCATGGGCGGCACCCCGCTGCTCGAGCTCTATGTGATGTACCACGAGGTCGCACAGCTGCTGGGCAAGGCGGGCATCACGATCGCCCGCTCGCTGGTCGGCAACTACATCACCTCACTGGAGATGGCGGGCTGCTCGGTGACGCTGCTCAAGGTCGACGACGAGCTGGTGCGGTTGTGGGATGCCCCGGTGAACACGCCGGGTCTGCGATGGGGTGCCTGA
- the gatB gene encoding Asp-tRNA(Asn)/Glu-tRNA(Gln) amidotransferase subunit GatB — MTAAAQADLLDYDDVIARFDPVLGLEVHVELSTATKMFCPCATTFGAEPNTQVCPVCLGMPGALPVLNEAAVESAIRIGLALNCGIAPWSRFARKNYFYPDQPKNYQISQYDEPIAFDGYLDVPLDDGSTFRVAIERAHMEEDTGKLTHVGGDTGRIHGATTSLLDVNRAGVPLIEIVTKPIEGAGDRAPEVARAYVTALRDLLRALGVSDVRMDQGSLRCDANVSLRPIGQVEFGTRTETKNVNSLKSVEIAVRYEMRRQAAILVEGGKIHQETRHFNEAGFTSPGRDKETAEDYRYFPEPDLEPVAPSDELVARLRATIPELPWLSRKRIQDDWGVSDEVMRDLVNNGAVELVTATVAAGASTEQARAWWGNFLVQKANETGVELAALPITPGQVAKVVALVDEGKLSNKLARQVIEGVLAGEGEPEQVMADRGLALVRDDSLIQTAINEALEAHPDIAEKIRGGKVQAAGAIVGAVMKATKGQADAARVRELVMAACGQT, encoded by the coding sequence ATGACTGCTGCTGCGCAGGCTGACCTGCTCGACTACGACGACGTCATCGCCCGCTTCGACCCGGTGCTCGGGCTCGAGGTGCACGTCGAGCTGTCGACGGCCACCAAGATGTTCTGCCCCTGCGCGACGACGTTCGGCGCCGAGCCCAACACCCAGGTGTGCCCGGTCTGCCTGGGCATGCCGGGTGCGTTGCCGGTACTCAATGAGGCCGCCGTCGAGTCGGCCATCCGCATCGGCCTGGCGCTGAACTGCGGCATTGCGCCGTGGTCGCGCTTCGCGCGGAAGAATTACTTCTATCCCGACCAGCCGAAGAACTACCAGATCTCGCAGTACGACGAACCGATCGCATTCGACGGTTACCTCGACGTGCCGCTCGACGATGGCAGCACCTTCCGCGTCGCCATCGAGCGCGCGCACATGGAAGAGGACACCGGCAAGCTCACCCATGTCGGCGGTGACACCGGCCGCATCCACGGCGCGACCACCTCGCTGCTGGACGTCAACCGGGCCGGGGTTCCGCTGATCGAGATCGTCACCAAGCCGATCGAGGGTGCCGGCGATCGGGCCCCCGAGGTGGCCCGCGCGTATGTCACCGCGTTGCGGGATCTGCTGCGGGCCCTGGGTGTCTCCGATGTGCGGATGGACCAGGGGTCGCTGCGCTGCGACGCCAACGTGTCGCTGCGCCCGATCGGGCAGGTCGAGTTCGGCACCCGCACCGAGACCAAGAACGTCAACTCGCTCAAAAGCGTGGAGATCGCGGTCCGCTACGAAATGCGCCGTCAGGCAGCCATTCTCGTCGAGGGCGGCAAGATCCACCAGGAGACCCGGCACTTCAACGAGGCGGGCTTCACCTCGCCCGGCCGCGATAAGGAGACCGCCGAGGACTACCGGTACTTCCCGGAGCCCGATCTTGAGCCGGTCGCTCCGAGCGACGAACTGGTGGCGCGGCTTCGGGCCACCATCCCCGAGCTTCCGTGGTTGTCGCGCAAGCGAATTCAGGACGACTGGGGTGTCTCCGACGAGGTCATGCGTGATCTGGTGAACAACGGTGCGGTCGAGTTGGTTACGGCCACGGTGGCTGCCGGAGCGTCCACCGAGCAGGCCCGCGCGTGGTGGGGAAACTTCTTGGTGCAGAAGGCCAATGAGACCGGCGTGGAGCTCGCCGCTTTGCCGATCACGCCTGGTCAGGTCGCCAAGGTCGTCGCGTTGGTCGACGAGGGCAAGCTGTCGAACAAGCTGGCCCGTCAGGTCATCGAGGGTGTGCTGGCCGGCGAGGGTGAGCCCGAGCAGGTCATGGCCGACCGCGGACTGGCGCTGGTCCGCGACGACTCACTGATCCAGACCGCCATCAATGAAGCGCTCGAGGCTCATCCCGATATCGCCGAGAAGATCCGTGGCGGCAAGGTGCAGGCCGCGGGCGCGATCGTCGGTGCGGTCATGAAGGCGACAAAGGGTCAGGCCGACGCCGCGCGGGTGCGGGAACTCGTCATGGCCGCATGCGGGCAGACCTAG
- a CDS encoding response regulator transcription factor produces MTVRVVLVDDHEMVIEGLKAMLAPFAERVEVVGEAVGAEKAMPVIADLQPDIVLCDVRMQGASGLDLCREIRERDPGRKVILLSVYDDEQYLFQAMRVGASGYLLKGISSDELVRQLEGVHAGSTAIDAGLAARAAETAARLQSDQFWPGARHGLTQRESEILSLVVTGLSNRGIAAKLVIGEETVKTHLSSIYRKLGVSDRTSAAATALREGIFR; encoded by the coding sequence ATGACGGTGCGGGTGGTGCTGGTCGATGACCATGAAATGGTCATCGAGGGCCTCAAGGCGATGCTCGCGCCGTTCGCCGAACGCGTCGAGGTGGTGGGCGAGGCCGTCGGGGCCGAGAAGGCCATGCCGGTCATCGCCGATCTGCAGCCCGACATCGTGTTGTGCGATGTGCGGATGCAGGGCGCCAGTGGCCTGGACCTGTGCCGGGAGATCCGGGAACGCGATCCCGGCCGCAAAGTCATCCTGTTGTCGGTGTACGACGACGAGCAGTACCTGTTCCAGGCCATGCGGGTCGGGGCGTCGGGCTACCTGCTCAAAGGCATCAGCAGCGACGAGCTGGTGCGCCAGCTGGAGGGTGTGCATGCCGGCTCGACGGCCATCGACGCCGGCCTTGCCGCGCGAGCCGCTGAGACCGCGGCGCGGCTGCAGAGTGATCAGTTCTGGCCCGGCGCCCGGCACGGGCTCACTCAGCGTGAGAGCGAGATCCTGTCGCTGGTGGTGACCGGGCTGTCGAACCGCGGGATCGCCGCCAAGCTGGTGATCGGCGAGGAGACGGTCAAGACCCACCTGAGCTCGATCTACCGCAAGTTGGGTGTCAGCGACCGAACCAGCGCCGCAGCCACCGCCCTGCGGGAAGGCATCTTCCGATGA